In Rhea pennata isolate bPtePen1 chromosome 22, bPtePen1.pri, whole genome shotgun sequence, a single genomic region encodes these proteins:
- the LOC134150019 gene encoding cyclin-dependent kinase 11B-like isoform X4, which produces MGDEKDSWKVKTLDEILQEKKRRKEQEEKAEIKRMKNSDDRDSKRDSLEEGELRDHRMEITIRNSPYRREDSMEDRGEDDDSLAIKPPQQMSRKEKTHHRKDEKRKEKRRHRSHSAEGKHARVKEKEREHERRKRHREEQDKARREWERQKRREMAREHSRRERDRLEQLERERERKIREQQKEQREQKERERRAEERRKEREARREGNYSISAHHRAVREEYGDKVKMRPWSRSPLRQQRDKLEQGDGRKPVKEEKPEERDPLSDLQDISDSERKTSSAESSSESGSGSEEEEEESSSEGSEEEGEEEEEEEETGSNSEEVSEQSAEEVSEEEVSEEEERENGNHIPVESRFDRDSAGSEGEEEEVGEGSPHSNAMTEGDYIPDSPASSPIELKQELPKYLPALQGCRSVEEFQCLNRIEEGTYGVVYRAKDKKTDEIVALKRLKMEKEKEGFPITSLREINTILKAQHPNIVTVREIVVGSNMDKIYIVMNYVEHDLKSLMETMKQPFLPGEVKTLMIQLLRGVKHLHDNWILHRDLKTSNLLLSHSGILKIGDFGLAREYGSPLKPYTPVVVTPWYRAPELLLGAKEYSTAIDMWSVGCIFGELLTQKPLFPGKSEVDQIKEVFKDLGTPSEKIWPGYNELPAVKKMTFTEYPYNNLRKRFGALLSDQGFDLMNKFLTYYPARRITAEDGLKHEYFRETPLPIDPSMFPTWPAKSEQQRVKRGTSPRPPEGGLGYSQLGGDDLKGTGFHLTTTNQGASAAGPGFSLKF; this is translated from the exons ATGGGTGATGAAAAGGATTCTTGGAAAGTGAAAACTTTAGATGAaattctccaggaaaaaaaacgaaggaaggagcaagaggagaaggcagagaTAAAACGCATGAAAAAT TCGGATGATCGGGATTCAAAGCGGGATTCCCTTGAAGAGGGGGAGCTGAGAGATCACCGCATGGAAATAACAATCAGAAATTCACCTTACAGGAGGGAAGACTCTATGGAAGACAG AGGAGAAGATGATGATTCCTTGGCTATTAAACCTCCACAGCAAATGTCACGGAAAGAAAAAACTCATCATAGAAAAgatgagaagaggaaagagaagcgGAGACATCGTAGTCATTCAGCAGAAG GGAAACACGCcagagtgaaagagaaagaacgGGAACATGAGCGTAGGAAGAGACATAGAGAAGAGCAGGATAAAGCCCGACGTGAATGGGAAAGACAGAAACGGAGAGAAATGGCAAGGGAGCATTCAAGGAGGGAGAG agATCGTCTGGAGCAACTTGAGCGAGAAcgagagagaaaaatcagagagcaacaaaaagaacaaagagagcaaaaagaacGAGAAAGACGAGCTGAAGAAAGGCGTAAGGAAAGGGAAGCCAGAAGAGAAGGTAACTATTCCA TTTCTGCGCATCATAGAGCAGTGAGGGAAGAATATGGAGACAAAGTAAAAATGAGACCCTGGAGCCGCAGTCCATTACGACAACAAAGAGACaagcttgagcagggagatggCAGGAAACCAG taaaagaagagaaaccaGAAGAGAGAGATCCCCTTTCAGACTTGCAAGACATCAGTGACAGTGAGAGAAAAACCAGCTCAGCGGAGTCTTCATCAG AATCTGGATCAGGctcagaagaagaggaagaagagtcTAGCAGTGAAGGAtctgaggaagagggagaggaagaggaggaggaagaggagacgGGAAGTAATTCTGAGGAAGTGTCTGAGCAGTCGGCTG AAGAAGTGAGTGAAGAAGAAGTGAGTGAAGAGGAAGAACGGGAGAATGGAAACCACATCCCAGTTG AGTCAAGGTTTGACCGAGATTCAGCAGGAagtgaaggagaagaggaggaagttgGGGAGGGCAGCCCTCATTCCAATGCAATGACAGAAGGAGACTATATTCCTGACTCACCAGCTTCCTCCCCCATTGAACTGAAACAGGAACTTCCTAAATATCTTCCTGCACTTCAG ggatGTCGTAGTGTCGAGGAATTTCAGTGTTTGAACAGGATTGAAGAGGGAACATATGGTGTGGTCTACagagcaaaagacaaaaagactG atgaaatTGTGGCTCTAAAGcgattaaaaatggaaaaggaaaaggaaggcttTCCCATTACTTCTcttagagaaataaatactattcTGAAAGCACAACATCCAAATATTGTCACTGTCAGA GAAATTGTTGTGGGTAGTAATATGGATAAAATCTATATCGTAATGAACTATGTAGAACATGATCTCAAGAGTCTAATGGAAACAATGAAGCAACCGTTTTTACCAG GTGAAGTGAAAACCTTGATGATTCAGCTGTTGCGAGGAGTCAAGCATCTTCACGACAACTGGATACTTCACCGAGACTTGAAAACTTCCAACCTGTTGCTTAGTCATTcaggcattttaaaa ATTGGGGATTTTGGACTAGCCCGAGAATATGGATCTCCACTGAAGCCTTACACACCTGTAGTTGTGACGCCTTGGTACAGGGCTCCAGAGTTGTTGCTTGGTGCCAAG gAATATTCAACAGCAATAGACATGTGGTCAGTAGGGTGTATATTTGGAGAGCTGTTAACTCAGAAACCATTGTTTCCAGGGAAGTCAGAAGTTGACCAGATTAAGGAAGTTTTTAAG GACCTGGGTACTCCAAGTGAAAAAATCTGGCCTGGTTACAATGAGCTGCCAGCTGTAAAGAAGATGACATTCACAGAGTATCCCTATAACAATCTACGCAAGAGGTTTGGAGCACTCCTCTCTGATCAGGGGTTTGATCTGATGAACAA GTTTTTGACATACTATCCAGCCAGAAGAATCACTGCTGAAGATGGTTTGAAGCATGAGTATTTCCGAGAGACTCCCCTTCCTATTGACCCCTCCATGTTTCCCACGTGGCCAGCAAAAAGTGAACAACAAAGAGTGAAACGTGGCACTAGCCCCCGCCCACCTGAGGGAGGCCTTGGATACAGTCAGCTG GGTGGTGATGATCTGAAAGGCACAGGCTTTCATCTGACCACCACAAATCAGGGAGCATCTGCTGCAGGACCTGGTTTCAGCCTCAAGTTTTAA
- the LOC134150019 gene encoding cyclin-dependent kinase 11B-like isoform X7 yields the protein MGDEKDSWKVKTLDEILQEKKRRKEQEEKAEIKRMKNSDDRDSKRDSLEEGELRDHRMEITIRNSPYRREDSMEDRGEDDDSLAIKPPQQMSRKEKTHHRKDEKRKEKRRHRSHSAEGKHARVKEKEREHERRKRHREEQDKARREWERQKRREMAREHSRRERDRLEQLERERERKIREQQKEQREQKERERRAEERRKEREARREVSAHHRAVREEYGDKVKMRPWSRSPLRQQRDKLEQGDGRKPVKEEKPEERDPLSDLQDISDSERKTSSAESSSVESGSGSEEEEEESSSEGSEEEGEEEEEEEETGSNSEEVSEQSAEEVSEEEVSEEEERENGNHIPVESRFDRDSAGSEGEEEEVGEGSPHSNAMTEGDYIPDSPASSPIELKQELPKYLPALQGCRSVEEFQCLNRIEEGTYGVVYRAKDKKTDEIVALKRLKMEKEKEGFPITSLREINTILKAQHPNIVTVREIVVGSNMDKIYIVMNYVEHDLKSLMETMKQPFLPGEVKTLMIQLLRGVKHLHDNWILHRDLKTSNLLLSHSGILKIGDFGLAREYGSPLKPYTPVVVTPWYRAPELLLGAKEYSTAIDMWSVGCIFGELLTQKPLFPGKSEVDQIKEVFKDLGTPSEKIWPGYNELPAVKKMTFTEYPYNNLRKRFGALLSDQGFDLMNKFLTYYPARRITAEDGLKHEYFRETPLPIDPSMFPTWPAKSEQQRVKRGTSPRPPEGGLGYSQLGGDDLKGTGFHLTTTNQGASAAGPGFSLKF from the exons ATGGGTGATGAAAAGGATTCTTGGAAAGTGAAAACTTTAGATGAaattctccaggaaaaaaaacgaaggaaggagcaagaggagaaggcagagaTAAAACGCATGAAAAAT TCGGATGATCGGGATTCAAAGCGGGATTCCCTTGAAGAGGGGGAGCTGAGAGATCACCGCATGGAAATAACAATCAGAAATTCACCTTACAGGAGGGAAGACTCTATGGAAGACAG AGGAGAAGATGATGATTCCTTGGCTATTAAACCTCCACAGCAAATGTCACGGAAAGAAAAAACTCATCATAGAAAAgatgagaagaggaaagagaagcgGAGACATCGTAGTCATTCAGCAGAAG GGAAACACGCcagagtgaaagagaaagaacgGGAACATGAGCGTAGGAAGAGACATAGAGAAGAGCAGGATAAAGCCCGACGTGAATGGGAAAGACAGAAACGGAGAGAAATGGCAAGGGAGCATTCAAGGAGGGAGAG agATCGTCTGGAGCAACTTGAGCGAGAAcgagagagaaaaatcagagagcaacaaaaagaacaaagagagcaaaaagaacGAGAAAGACGAGCTGAAGAAAGGCGTAAGGAAAGGGAAGCCAGAAGAGAAG TTTCTGCGCATCATAGAGCAGTGAGGGAAGAATATGGAGACAAAGTAAAAATGAGACCCTGGAGCCGCAGTCCATTACGACAACAAAGAGACaagcttgagcagggagatggCAGGAAACCAG taaaagaagagaaaccaGAAGAGAGAGATCCCCTTTCAGACTTGCAAGACATCAGTGACAGTGAGAGAAAAACCAGCTCAGCGGAGTCTTCATCAG TAGAATCTGGATCAGGctcagaagaagaggaagaagagtcTAGCAGTGAAGGAtctgaggaagagggagaggaagaggaggaggaagaggagacgGGAAGTAATTCTGAGGAAGTGTCTGAGCAGTCGGCTG AAGAAGTGAGTGAAGAAGAAGTGAGTGAAGAGGAAGAACGGGAGAATGGAAACCACATCCCAGTTG AGTCAAGGTTTGACCGAGATTCAGCAGGAagtgaaggagaagaggaggaagttgGGGAGGGCAGCCCTCATTCCAATGCAATGACAGAAGGAGACTATATTCCTGACTCACCAGCTTCCTCCCCCATTGAACTGAAACAGGAACTTCCTAAATATCTTCCTGCACTTCAG ggatGTCGTAGTGTCGAGGAATTTCAGTGTTTGAACAGGATTGAAGAGGGAACATATGGTGTGGTCTACagagcaaaagacaaaaagactG atgaaatTGTGGCTCTAAAGcgattaaaaatggaaaaggaaaaggaaggcttTCCCATTACTTCTcttagagaaataaatactattcTGAAAGCACAACATCCAAATATTGTCACTGTCAGA GAAATTGTTGTGGGTAGTAATATGGATAAAATCTATATCGTAATGAACTATGTAGAACATGATCTCAAGAGTCTAATGGAAACAATGAAGCAACCGTTTTTACCAG GTGAAGTGAAAACCTTGATGATTCAGCTGTTGCGAGGAGTCAAGCATCTTCACGACAACTGGATACTTCACCGAGACTTGAAAACTTCCAACCTGTTGCTTAGTCATTcaggcattttaaaa ATTGGGGATTTTGGACTAGCCCGAGAATATGGATCTCCACTGAAGCCTTACACACCTGTAGTTGTGACGCCTTGGTACAGGGCTCCAGAGTTGTTGCTTGGTGCCAAG gAATATTCAACAGCAATAGACATGTGGTCAGTAGGGTGTATATTTGGAGAGCTGTTAACTCAGAAACCATTGTTTCCAGGGAAGTCAGAAGTTGACCAGATTAAGGAAGTTTTTAAG GACCTGGGTACTCCAAGTGAAAAAATCTGGCCTGGTTACAATGAGCTGCCAGCTGTAAAGAAGATGACATTCACAGAGTATCCCTATAACAATCTACGCAAGAGGTTTGGAGCACTCCTCTCTGATCAGGGGTTTGATCTGATGAACAA GTTTTTGACATACTATCCAGCCAGAAGAATCACTGCTGAAGATGGTTTGAAGCATGAGTATTTCCGAGAGACTCCCCTTCCTATTGACCCCTCCATGTTTCCCACGTGGCCAGCAAAAAGTGAACAACAAAGAGTGAAACGTGGCACTAGCCCCCGCCCACCTGAGGGAGGCCTTGGATACAGTCAGCTG GGTGGTGATGATCTGAAAGGCACAGGCTTTCATCTGACCACCACAAATCAGGGAGCATCTGCTGCAGGACCTGGTTTCAGCCTCAAGTTTTAA
- the LOC134150019 gene encoding cyclin-dependent kinase 11B-like isoform X1 produces the protein MGDEKDSWKVKTLDEILQEKKRRKEQEEKAEIKRMKNSDDRDSKRDSLEEGELRDHRMEITIRNSPYRREDSMEDRGEDDDSLAIKPPQQMSRKEKTHHRKDEKRKEKRRHRSHSAEGKHARVKEKEREHERRKRHREEQDKARREWERQKRREMAREHSRRERDRLEQLERERERKIREQQKEQREQKERERRAEERRKEREARREGNYSISAHHRAVREEYGDKVKMRPWSRSPLRQQRDKLEQGDGRKPVKEEKPEERDPLSDLQDISDSERKTSSAESSSVESGSGSEEEEEESSSEGSEEEGEEEEEEEETGSNSEEVSEQSAEEVSEEEVSEEEERENGNHIPVVTESRFDRDSAGSEGEEEEVGEGSPHSNAMTEGDYIPDSPASSPIELKQELPKYLPALQGCRSVEEFQCLNRIEEGTYGVVYRAKDKKTDEIVALKRLKMEKEKEGFPITSLREINTILKAQHPNIVTVREIVVGSNMDKIYIVMNYVEHDLKSLMETMKQPFLPGEVKTLMIQLLRGVKHLHDNWILHRDLKTSNLLLSHSGILKIGDFGLAREYGSPLKPYTPVVVTPWYRAPELLLGAKEYSTAIDMWSVGCIFGELLTQKPLFPGKSEVDQIKEVFKDLGTPSEKIWPGYNELPAVKKMTFTEYPYNNLRKRFGALLSDQGFDLMNKFLTYYPARRITAEDGLKHEYFRETPLPIDPSMFPTWPAKSEQQRVKRGTSPRPPEGGLGYSQLGGDDLKGTGFHLTTTNQGASAAGPGFSLKF, from the exons ATGGGTGATGAAAAGGATTCTTGGAAAGTGAAAACTTTAGATGAaattctccaggaaaaaaaacgaaggaaggagcaagaggagaaggcagagaTAAAACGCATGAAAAAT TCGGATGATCGGGATTCAAAGCGGGATTCCCTTGAAGAGGGGGAGCTGAGAGATCACCGCATGGAAATAACAATCAGAAATTCACCTTACAGGAGGGAAGACTCTATGGAAGACAG AGGAGAAGATGATGATTCCTTGGCTATTAAACCTCCACAGCAAATGTCACGGAAAGAAAAAACTCATCATAGAAAAgatgagaagaggaaagagaagcgGAGACATCGTAGTCATTCAGCAGAAG GGAAACACGCcagagtgaaagagaaagaacgGGAACATGAGCGTAGGAAGAGACATAGAGAAGAGCAGGATAAAGCCCGACGTGAATGGGAAAGACAGAAACGGAGAGAAATGGCAAGGGAGCATTCAAGGAGGGAGAG agATCGTCTGGAGCAACTTGAGCGAGAAcgagagagaaaaatcagagagcaacaaaaagaacaaagagagcaaaaagaacGAGAAAGACGAGCTGAAGAAAGGCGTAAGGAAAGGGAAGCCAGAAGAGAAGGTAACTATTCCA TTTCTGCGCATCATAGAGCAGTGAGGGAAGAATATGGAGACAAAGTAAAAATGAGACCCTGGAGCCGCAGTCCATTACGACAACAAAGAGACaagcttgagcagggagatggCAGGAAACCAG taaaagaagagaaaccaGAAGAGAGAGATCCCCTTTCAGACTTGCAAGACATCAGTGACAGTGAGAGAAAAACCAGCTCAGCGGAGTCTTCATCAG TAGAATCTGGATCAGGctcagaagaagaggaagaagagtcTAGCAGTGAAGGAtctgaggaagagggagaggaagaggaggaggaagaggagacgGGAAGTAATTCTGAGGAAGTGTCTGAGCAGTCGGCTG AAGAAGTGAGTGAAGAAGAAGTGAGTGAAGAGGAAGAACGGGAGAATGGAAACCACATCCCAGTTG TTACAGAGTCAAGGTTTGACCGAGATTCAGCAGGAagtgaaggagaagaggaggaagttgGGGAGGGCAGCCCTCATTCCAATGCAATGACAGAAGGAGACTATATTCCTGACTCACCAGCTTCCTCCCCCATTGAACTGAAACAGGAACTTCCTAAATATCTTCCTGCACTTCAG ggatGTCGTAGTGTCGAGGAATTTCAGTGTTTGAACAGGATTGAAGAGGGAACATATGGTGTGGTCTACagagcaaaagacaaaaagactG atgaaatTGTGGCTCTAAAGcgattaaaaatggaaaaggaaaaggaaggcttTCCCATTACTTCTcttagagaaataaatactattcTGAAAGCACAACATCCAAATATTGTCACTGTCAGA GAAATTGTTGTGGGTAGTAATATGGATAAAATCTATATCGTAATGAACTATGTAGAACATGATCTCAAGAGTCTAATGGAAACAATGAAGCAACCGTTTTTACCAG GTGAAGTGAAAACCTTGATGATTCAGCTGTTGCGAGGAGTCAAGCATCTTCACGACAACTGGATACTTCACCGAGACTTGAAAACTTCCAACCTGTTGCTTAGTCATTcaggcattttaaaa ATTGGGGATTTTGGACTAGCCCGAGAATATGGATCTCCACTGAAGCCTTACACACCTGTAGTTGTGACGCCTTGGTACAGGGCTCCAGAGTTGTTGCTTGGTGCCAAG gAATATTCAACAGCAATAGACATGTGGTCAGTAGGGTGTATATTTGGAGAGCTGTTAACTCAGAAACCATTGTTTCCAGGGAAGTCAGAAGTTGACCAGATTAAGGAAGTTTTTAAG GACCTGGGTACTCCAAGTGAAAAAATCTGGCCTGGTTACAATGAGCTGCCAGCTGTAAAGAAGATGACATTCACAGAGTATCCCTATAACAATCTACGCAAGAGGTTTGGAGCACTCCTCTCTGATCAGGGGTTTGATCTGATGAACAA GTTTTTGACATACTATCCAGCCAGAAGAATCACTGCTGAAGATGGTTTGAAGCATGAGTATTTCCGAGAGACTCCCCTTCCTATTGACCCCTCCATGTTTCCCACGTGGCCAGCAAAAAGTGAACAACAAAGAGTGAAACGTGGCACTAGCCCCCGCCCACCTGAGGGAGGCCTTGGATACAGTCAGCTG GGTGGTGATGATCTGAAAGGCACAGGCTTTCATCTGACCACCACAAATCAGGGAGCATCTGCTGCAGGACCTGGTTTCAGCCTCAAGTTTTAA
- the LOC134150019 gene encoding cyclin-dependent kinase 11B-like isoform X3, whose protein sequence is MGDEKDSWKVKTLDEILQEKKRRKEQEEKAEIKRMKNSDDRDSKRDSLEEGELRDHRMEITIRNSPYRREDSMEDRGEDDDSLAIKPPQQMSRKEKTHHRKDEKRKEKRRHRSHSAEGKHARVKEKEREHERRKRHREEQDKARREWERQKRREMAREHSRRERDRLEQLERERERKIREQQKEQREQKERERRAEERRKEREARREGNYSISAHHRAVREEYGDKVKMRPWSRSPLRQQRDKLEQGDGRKPVKEEKPEERDPLSDLQDISDSERKTSSAESSSVESGSGSEEEEEESSSEGSEEEGEEEEEEEETGSNSEEVSEQSAEEVSEEEVSEEEERENGNHIPVESRFDRDSAGSEGEEEEVGEGSPHSNAMTEGDYIPDSPASSPIELKQELPKYLPALQGCRSVEEFQCLNRIEEGTYGVVYRAKDKKTDEIVALKRLKMEKEKEGFPITSLREINTILKAQHPNIVTVREIVVGSNMDKIYIVMNYVEHDLKSLMETMKQPFLPGEVKTLMIQLLRGVKHLHDNWILHRDLKTSNLLLSHSGILKIGDFGLAREYGSPLKPYTPVVVTPWYRAPELLLGAKEYSTAIDMWSVGCIFGELLTQKPLFPGKSEVDQIKEVFKDLGTPSEKIWPGYNELPAVKKMTFTEYPYNNLRKRFGALLSDQGFDLMNKFLTYYPARRITAEDGLKHEYFRETPLPIDPSMFPTWPAKSEQQRVKRGTSPRPPEGGLGYSQLGGDDLKGTGFHLTTTNQGASAAGPGFSLKF, encoded by the exons ATGGGTGATGAAAAGGATTCTTGGAAAGTGAAAACTTTAGATGAaattctccaggaaaaaaaacgaaggaaggagcaagaggagaaggcagagaTAAAACGCATGAAAAAT TCGGATGATCGGGATTCAAAGCGGGATTCCCTTGAAGAGGGGGAGCTGAGAGATCACCGCATGGAAATAACAATCAGAAATTCACCTTACAGGAGGGAAGACTCTATGGAAGACAG AGGAGAAGATGATGATTCCTTGGCTATTAAACCTCCACAGCAAATGTCACGGAAAGAAAAAACTCATCATAGAAAAgatgagaagaggaaagagaagcgGAGACATCGTAGTCATTCAGCAGAAG GGAAACACGCcagagtgaaagagaaagaacgGGAACATGAGCGTAGGAAGAGACATAGAGAAGAGCAGGATAAAGCCCGACGTGAATGGGAAAGACAGAAACGGAGAGAAATGGCAAGGGAGCATTCAAGGAGGGAGAG agATCGTCTGGAGCAACTTGAGCGAGAAcgagagagaaaaatcagagagcaacaaaaagaacaaagagagcaaaaagaacGAGAAAGACGAGCTGAAGAAAGGCGTAAGGAAAGGGAAGCCAGAAGAGAAGGTAACTATTCCA TTTCTGCGCATCATAGAGCAGTGAGGGAAGAATATGGAGACAAAGTAAAAATGAGACCCTGGAGCCGCAGTCCATTACGACAACAAAGAGACaagcttgagcagggagatggCAGGAAACCAG taaaagaagagaaaccaGAAGAGAGAGATCCCCTTTCAGACTTGCAAGACATCAGTGACAGTGAGAGAAAAACCAGCTCAGCGGAGTCTTCATCAG TAGAATCTGGATCAGGctcagaagaagaggaagaagagtcTAGCAGTGAAGGAtctgaggaagagggagaggaagaggaggaggaagaggagacgGGAAGTAATTCTGAGGAAGTGTCTGAGCAGTCGGCTG AAGAAGTGAGTGAAGAAGAAGTGAGTGAAGAGGAAGAACGGGAGAATGGAAACCACATCCCAGTTG AGTCAAGGTTTGACCGAGATTCAGCAGGAagtgaaggagaagaggaggaagttgGGGAGGGCAGCCCTCATTCCAATGCAATGACAGAAGGAGACTATATTCCTGACTCACCAGCTTCCTCCCCCATTGAACTGAAACAGGAACTTCCTAAATATCTTCCTGCACTTCAG ggatGTCGTAGTGTCGAGGAATTTCAGTGTTTGAACAGGATTGAAGAGGGAACATATGGTGTGGTCTACagagcaaaagacaaaaagactG atgaaatTGTGGCTCTAAAGcgattaaaaatggaaaaggaaaaggaaggcttTCCCATTACTTCTcttagagaaataaatactattcTGAAAGCACAACATCCAAATATTGTCACTGTCAGA GAAATTGTTGTGGGTAGTAATATGGATAAAATCTATATCGTAATGAACTATGTAGAACATGATCTCAAGAGTCTAATGGAAACAATGAAGCAACCGTTTTTACCAG GTGAAGTGAAAACCTTGATGATTCAGCTGTTGCGAGGAGTCAAGCATCTTCACGACAACTGGATACTTCACCGAGACTTGAAAACTTCCAACCTGTTGCTTAGTCATTcaggcattttaaaa ATTGGGGATTTTGGACTAGCCCGAGAATATGGATCTCCACTGAAGCCTTACACACCTGTAGTTGTGACGCCTTGGTACAGGGCTCCAGAGTTGTTGCTTGGTGCCAAG gAATATTCAACAGCAATAGACATGTGGTCAGTAGGGTGTATATTTGGAGAGCTGTTAACTCAGAAACCATTGTTTCCAGGGAAGTCAGAAGTTGACCAGATTAAGGAAGTTTTTAAG GACCTGGGTACTCCAAGTGAAAAAATCTGGCCTGGTTACAATGAGCTGCCAGCTGTAAAGAAGATGACATTCACAGAGTATCCCTATAACAATCTACGCAAGAGGTTTGGAGCACTCCTCTCTGATCAGGGGTTTGATCTGATGAACAA GTTTTTGACATACTATCCAGCCAGAAGAATCACTGCTGAAGATGGTTTGAAGCATGAGTATTTCCGAGAGACTCCCCTTCCTATTGACCCCTCCATGTTTCCCACGTGGCCAGCAAAAAGTGAACAACAAAGAGTGAAACGTGGCACTAGCCCCCGCCCACCTGAGGGAGGCCTTGGATACAGTCAGCTG GGTGGTGATGATCTGAAAGGCACAGGCTTTCATCTGACCACCACAAATCAGGGAGCATCTGCTGCAGGACCTGGTTTCAGCCTCAAGTTTTAA